A window from Peromyscus eremicus chromosome 1, PerEre_H2_v1, whole genome shotgun sequence encodes these proteins:
- the Polr2g gene encoding DNA-directed RNA polymerase II subunit RPB7 isoform X1, with protein MTLRLSKIRGSDWEAEISLEHEILLHPRYFGPNLLNTVKQKLFTEVEGTCTGKYGFVIAVTTIDNIGAGVIQPGRGFVLYPVKYKAIVFRPFKGEVVDAVVTQVNKVGLFTEIGPMSCFISRHSIPSEMEFDPNSNPPCYKTMDEDIVIQQDDEIRLKIVGTRVDKNDIFAIGSLMDDYLGLVS; from the exons ATGACGCTAAGACTCAGTAAGATCCGCGGAAGCgactgggaagcagag ATTTCCCTGGAGCACGAGATCCTGCTGCATCCACGCTACTTCGGTCCCAATTTACTCAACACCGTGAAGCAGAAGCTCTTCACCGAGGTGGAGGGGACCTGCACCGGGAA GTATGGCTTTGTAATTGCTGTCACCACCATTGACAATATTGGTGCTGGTGTGATCCAGCCAGGCCGAGGTTTTGTTCTTTATCCAGTTAAGTACAAGGCTATTGTTTTCCGGCCATTTAAAGGTGAAGTGGTGGATGCTGTGGTCACTCAGGTCAACAAG GTTGGACTTTTCACAGAAATTGGGCCCATGTCTTGCTTCATCTCTAGACAT TCCATCCCATCAGAGATGGAGTTCGATCCAAATTCCAACCCACCTTGTTACAAGACAATGGATGAG GACATTGTGATTCAGCAGGATGATGAGATCCGCTTGAAGATTGTGGGGACACGTGTGGACAAGAATGACATT
- the Polr2g gene encoding DNA-directed RNA polymerase II subunit RPB7 isoform X2, producing MFYHISLEHEILLHPRYFGPNLLNTVKQKLFTEVEGTCTGKYGFVIAVTTIDNIGAGVIQPGRGFVLYPVKYKAIVFRPFKGEVVDAVVTQVNKVGLFTEIGPMSCFISRHSIPSEMEFDPNSNPPCYKTMDEDIVIQQDDEIRLKIVGTRVDKNDIFAIGSLMDDYLGLVS from the exons ATGTTTTACCAC ATTTCCCTGGAGCACGAGATCCTGCTGCATCCACGCTACTTCGGTCCCAATTTACTCAACACCGTGAAGCAGAAGCTCTTCACCGAGGTGGAGGGGACCTGCACCGGGAA GTATGGCTTTGTAATTGCTGTCACCACCATTGACAATATTGGTGCTGGTGTGATCCAGCCAGGCCGAGGTTTTGTTCTTTATCCAGTTAAGTACAAGGCTATTGTTTTCCGGCCATTTAAAGGTGAAGTGGTGGATGCTGTGGTCACTCAGGTCAACAAG GTTGGACTTTTCACAGAAATTGGGCCCATGTCTTGCTTCATCTCTAGACAT TCCATCCCATCAGAGATGGAGTTCGATCCAAATTCCAACCCACCTTGTTACAAGACAATGGATGAG GACATTGTGATTCAGCAGGATGATGAGATCCGCTTGAAGATTGTGGGGACACGTGTGGACAAGAATGACATT